GAGATCCCGGCCTGCTTGAGTTCTTTTAGCGACAGTACATCATTGGGGCCGTACCATCGCATGGTTTGCGTCATTTTATACATCCTAAAAGCCTATTGAATTTCCACCATCTACCGGAAGAACGGTGCCGGTTGTAAATTTTGATTCTGAAGTTGCGAAATAGAACACGGCATCGGCCACGTCTGAAGGTTCCCCAAGTTTGCCCATGGGTGTTCTTGACAGCACCCTGTTCTTTCTCTCGGGATCATTATCAAGGGCTTTGCCCGACATGTTGGTTTTGATAAACCCGGGAGCCACGGCGTTCACCCGAATTCCAAACTGTGCCAGGTCTACCGCCATGGCACGCGTCATGCCATCTATAGCTGTTTTGCTGGCAGAATAGGCTATCACCTTTGGAATGCCGTATTGAGCAGCCATGGAACTTATATTGATGATACTGCCCGAATTATTCTTCTTCATCACCTTTACCACTTCCCTGCTCACTGCAAAAAGCGCCACCACATTGGTGTGTAGAATATTCTGGAATTCATCGTTGGTTACTTCTAAAAATTCTTTTTTCATGTTGATCCCGGCATTGTTCACCAGGATGTCGATCTTGCCGGCTTCTTCAGCCAGTTTTGCTATGGCTTCAGGTATTTCATCGAGATTATT
This Salinimicrobium tongyeongense DNA region includes the following protein-coding sequences:
- a CDS encoding SDR family NAD(P)-dependent oxidoreductase → MNKNLTALVTGANAGLGFATAKKFCDHGITTYVNGRNKEKTLQACKDLGPNAKPFILDLNNLDEIPEAIAKLAEEAGKIDILVNNAGINMKKEFLEVTNDEFQNILHTNVVALFAVSREVVKVMKKNNSGSIINISSMAAQYGIPKVIAYSASKTAIDGMTRAMAVDLAQFGIRVNAVAPGFIKTNMSGKALDNDPERKNRVLSRTPMGKLGEPSDVADAVFYFATSESKFTTGTVLPVDGGNSIGF